From a single Streptomyces sp. 1331.2 genomic region:
- a CDS encoding helix-turn-helix domain-containing protein: MPDPDLVARALARNLKRLRAERGHTLDALAARSGVSRGMIVQIEQGRTNPSVATVVRLGDALGVSIATLLDYEKGPDVRIVPGDQAVPLWSGPSGGTGTLLHGIEAPGPLELWEWRIEPGEEYSSEPHPAGTVEIIRVEEGELTLEHDEREHRVPAGSTVSFDASYQHVYRNAGERAVRLAMVVSVPPPR, from the coding sequence GTGCCGGACCCCGACCTCGTCGCCCGGGCCCTCGCCCGGAACCTCAAGCGGCTGCGTGCCGAGCGAGGCCACACCCTGGACGCTCTCGCCGCCCGCTCCGGCGTGAGCCGCGGCATGATCGTCCAGATCGAGCAGGGCCGCACCAACCCGAGCGTGGCCACCGTCGTGCGGTTGGGCGACGCGCTCGGCGTCTCGATCGCCACGCTGCTCGACTACGAGAAGGGGCCGGACGTCCGGATCGTGCCGGGCGACCAGGCCGTGCCGCTCTGGTCGGGCCCGTCCGGCGGCACCGGCACGCTGCTGCACGGGATCGAGGCGCCCGGGCCGCTGGAGCTGTGGGAGTGGCGGATCGAGCCGGGTGAGGAGTACTCCTCGGAGCCGCACCCGGCGGGGACGGTGGAGATCATCCGGGTCGAGGAGGGGGAGCTGACCCTGGAGCACGACGAGCGCGAGCACCGGGTGCCGGCCGGCAGCACCGTCTCCTTCGACGCCTCCTATCAGCACGTCTACCGCAACGCGGGGGAGCGGGCGGTGCGGCTGGCCATGGTGGTCTCCGTCCCGCCGCCGCGCTGA
- a CDS encoding type B 50S ribosomal protein L31: MKPGIHPAYRPVVFRDKVGGLAFLTRSTVTSDRTVDWEDGHTYPVIDVEISSASHPFYTGQSRVLDTAGRVERFRQRYGDRH, from the coding sequence ATGAAGCCCGGCATCCACCCCGCCTACCGCCCGGTCGTCTTCCGCGACAAGGTCGGCGGCCTCGCCTTCCTCACCAGGTCGACGGTCACCAGCGACCGCACCGTCGACTGGGAGGACGGCCACACCTACCCGGTGATCGACGTCGAGATCTCCTCGGCGAGCCACCCCTTCTACACCGGCCAGTCCCGCGTGCTCGACACCGCGGGCCGGGTCGAGCGCTTCCGCCAGCGCTACGGCGACCGGCACTGA
- the rpmG gene encoding 50S ribosomal protein L33: MARSELRPVIKLRSTAGTGFTYVTRKNRRNDPDRMVLRKYDPVAGRHVDFREER; the protein is encoded by the coding sequence ATGGCCCGCAGCGAACTGCGCCCCGTCATCAAGCTCCGCTCCACCGCCGGCACCGGATTCACGTACGTGACCCGCAAGAACCGCCGCAACGACCCGGACCGGATGGTCCTGCGCAAGTACGACCCGGTCGCGGGCCGGCACGTCGACTTCCGCGAAGAGCGCTGA
- the rpmB gene encoding 50S ribosomal protein L28 produces MSAHCQLTGRRPGFGNAISHSHRRTRRRFDPNIQRKRYWLPSEGRYVRLVLSAKGIRTVDTIGIEAAVARIRARGEKV; encoded by the coding sequence ATGTCCGCGCACTGCCAGCTCACCGGCCGTCGGCCCGGCTTCGGCAACGCGATCTCGCACTCGCACCGCCGCACCCGCCGCCGCTTCGACCCCAACATCCAGCGCAAGCGCTACTGGCTGCCCAGCGAAGGCCGGTACGTCCGGCTCGTGCTGAGCGCCAAGGGCATCCGTACCGTCGACACGATCGGCATCGAGGCCGCCGTCGCCCGCATCCGGGCCCGGGGGGAGAAGGTCTGA